One region of Halomonas huangheensis genomic DNA includes:
- a CDS encoding glycosyltransferase family protein has product MEKVNLEHELCDFLDELGLGGNYWLVGDNESLLQALSVRIPSEALHTGVPDTSDVLDQCSVLILSSSQSELNKEVFEQLECSDARPIIILLDDRLLPESVQNRLHAIGYKLPPVQPKQRPFYVVESIELSHKKYFDVAGYWESRYASGRNSGAGSYGRLARFKAHFLNHFVKKNKIQSVLEIGCGDGAQLSLAEYPQYTGLDISPTIIEHCSQTFAHDSSKRFHVYKPESFDPASVQSELALSLDVIYHLSNDEVYEYYLKHLFAASTKFVIIYSNASSEQGNRAGINEASGYVRFRDVLSDVEEWYPGWNLVKAVPNSYPFSAINPNNTSFADFFVFERSSDEKLAESKTADFDRFGSDKIINTLMMFDENAKGLADDVNSANKKIDVLAKEIRKLDSSYKLQDSLNQAHQTILALQEELGTERERYNELESQFINAQQQIGELEGKLRVSEAGYQDVSEQYRQLSEQHDDITARYRAANSKYRDGCQQLYALKSSHAYKAGLHVKAASGSVVDAVKLPVRLWRLRRPSRSGSNWRINLRQGLRYIKWNIVVPAATRLGIPYHRVAHLTLPQAAQRRLDQAASRSSQHNSVKARPGSTSGAEVLFTPPSAAAEEISILGWPAPSDNGKPVVLAVMDEFTEGCFGSDLRLLQPRPDNWYGLARKYPPAMVFIESAWKGNGGSWQYRVGTYNTKPGQELQQMAGWARQEKIPTVFWNKEDPVHHDKFMEAAGLADHIFTTDQNMVDSYRKRTGNKSVHALPFAAQPALHKPAPLRGRLNKSCFAGSWYGNRHAERGEAMKWLLASANKHGLDIFDRNHGTGIFPFPEEYQGGIRGSLPYLELCKEYSRYRVFLNVNSVTDSPTMFSRRVFELMACGTPVVSTYARGIAELFDSDAVWLVRTEAEAEEAIHTLLNDDDEWRRRSLAGIREVFSGHTYAHRLNSVFEIIGSDERIDTTPELLLVAHAEHRAELDQLLSFAQGQRYRNFRLLIESPVTSSSDMSAAPEKVELVTAVEQAEAVQQSEKNGYQAVGRVSSSHRYGTYYLQDLVNAMSYQPEAAGWAKACSEDAFSYDVDTRLSAAIWRPKAFQLEWLRSDDRSVSSSSLFCTDTDEFSADHSQGNCGELQDA; this is encoded by the coding sequence ATGGAGAAGGTGAACCTGGAACACGAACTGTGCGATTTCCTTGATGAGCTTGGGTTGGGCGGGAACTACTGGCTTGTCGGAGACAACGAATCTCTGCTTCAGGCCTTGTCTGTGCGAATTCCATCCGAAGCCCTTCACACCGGTGTCCCCGATACGAGTGACGTACTGGACCAGTGCAGTGTACTTATCCTGAGTTCCAGCCAGAGCGAGTTGAACAAGGAAGTCTTCGAACAGTTGGAGTGCAGTGATGCGCGCCCGATCATTATTCTTCTGGATGATAGATTACTGCCTGAGTCGGTACAGAATAGACTGCATGCTATTGGCTATAAGTTGCCTCCAGTACAGCCGAAACAACGGCCGTTTTACGTTGTCGAGAGTATTGAGCTAAGCCACAAGAAGTACTTCGATGTAGCTGGATATTGGGAAAGCCGGTATGCATCGGGGAGAAATAGTGGTGCTGGCTCATACGGACGTCTGGCCCGGTTCAAGGCTCACTTTCTCAATCATTTCGTCAAGAAGAACAAAATTCAGTCGGTGCTGGAGATCGGCTGTGGTGATGGGGCTCAGCTCTCTCTGGCTGAATACCCTCAGTATACTGGATTGGACATTAGTCCAACTATTATTGAACACTGTTCGCAGACGTTTGCCCACGACTCCTCAAAGCGCTTCCACGTATACAAACCCGAGAGTTTCGATCCTGCTTCCGTGCAGTCAGAACTGGCGCTATCTCTTGATGTGATCTATCACCTCTCCAATGATGAGGTGTATGAATATTATTTGAAGCACCTTTTCGCGGCTTCGACAAAATTTGTCATTATTTACAGCAATGCCAGTAGTGAGCAGGGGAATCGTGCAGGAATAAATGAGGCTTCTGGATACGTCCGTTTTCGAGATGTCCTGAGCGATGTTGAAGAGTGGTATCCAGGCTGGAACTTGGTAAAAGCTGTGCCCAATAGCTACCCGTTCTCGGCGATAAACCCGAACAATACATCCTTTGCAGACTTCTTTGTGTTTGAGAGGTCGTCTGATGAGAAGTTGGCCGAAAGCAAGACGGCTGACTTTGACCGCTTTGGCTCTGACAAGATCATCAATACGTTGATGATGTTTGATGAGAATGCCAAGGGCCTTGCCGATGATGTGAACTCAGCCAACAAGAAAATCGATGTGCTGGCAAAGGAAATTCGCAAGTTGGATAGCTCTTATAAGCTACAGGATAGTCTGAATCAAGCGCACCAGACGATTTTGGCGCTTCAGGAAGAACTTGGCACGGAGCGTGAAAGGTATAACGAGCTTGAGTCACAGTTCATCAATGCTCAGCAACAGATTGGCGAACTGGAAGGCAAGCTGAGAGTTTCCGAGGCTGGCTATCAAGATGTGAGTGAACAATACCGGCAGTTGAGTGAGCAGCATGATGACATTACCGCAAGGTATCGCGCTGCAAATTCAAAGTATCGTGATGGTTGCCAACAGCTTTACGCCCTGAAATCCAGTCATGCATATAAGGCGGGTCTACATGTAAAAGCCGCATCTGGATCTGTGGTTGACGCGGTGAAATTGCCGGTACGGCTATGGCGCCTCAGAAGGCCGAGCAGGAGTGGATCGAATTGGCGGATCAACCTGCGCCAGGGGTTACGCTATATCAAGTGGAATATAGTGGTCCCGGCCGCGACGCGATTGGGGATTCCGTATCATCGGGTCGCACATCTGACGCTACCGCAAGCTGCTCAGCGGCGTCTCGATCAGGCTGCGTCGAGATCTTCGCAGCACAATAGTGTCAAGGCCAGACCGGGATCGACCAGCGGCGCTGAAGTGCTGTTCACCCCTCCATCGGCTGCTGCGGAGGAAATCAGCATACTCGGCTGGCCTGCCCCCTCCGACAATGGCAAACCAGTGGTTCTAGCGGTGATGGATGAGTTCACGGAGGGCTGTTTCGGCAGTGACCTGCGGTTGCTTCAGCCTCGTCCTGATAACTGGTATGGGCTGGCAAGGAAATATCCCCCAGCGATGGTATTTATCGAGAGCGCCTGGAAGGGAAATGGTGGCAGTTGGCAGTACCGAGTCGGTACCTACAACACCAAGCCTGGCCAGGAACTTCAGCAGATGGCGGGGTGGGCGCGGCAGGAGAAGATTCCAACGGTTTTCTGGAACAAGGAAGATCCCGTGCATCATGACAAATTCATGGAAGCCGCGGGTCTTGCGGACCATATTTTCACCACCGACCAGAACATGGTCGACTCCTACCGGAAGCGGACAGGCAACAAGTCTGTCCATGCCTTGCCATTTGCTGCCCAACCGGCACTGCATAAACCCGCACCTCTACGTGGTCGGTTGAACAAGTCCTGCTTTGCTGGAAGCTGGTACGGCAATCGACATGCCGAGCGTGGTGAGGCCATGAAGTGGCTTCTTGCAAGCGCGAACAAGCATGGCCTGGATATCTTTGATCGTAACCACGGCACCGGCATCTTCCCATTCCCAGAGGAGTACCAGGGCGGCATCCGTGGCAGCCTTCCTTACCTGGAGCTTTGCAAGGAATACTCTCGGTACCGAGTATTCCTCAACGTCAACTCGGTAACCGACTCCCCGACCATGTTCTCGCGGCGTGTGTTTGAGCTGATGGCCTGTGGCACTCCTGTGGTAAGCACTTATGCCCGTGGCATTGCTGAGCTGTTCGACTCTGATGCCGTGTGGCTGGTACGCACTGAAGCAGAAGCCGAAGAGGCTATTCATACGCTTCTCAATGATGATGATGAGTGGCGGAGAAGAAGCCTCGCCGGAATTCGTGAGGTGTTCTCCGGCCATACATATGCTCATCGCCTCAACAGCGTGTTCGAGATCATTGGTTCAGATGAGCGCATCGATACGACACCTGAGCTGCTGTTGGTAGCCCATGCTGAACATCGTGCTGAACTGGATCAGCTGTTGAGCTTTGCACAAGGTCAACGTTACAGAAACTTCCGGCTTCTGATCGAGAGTCCAGTTACCAGTTCCAGTGACATGAGTGCCGCTCCTGAAAAGGTGGAGCTGGTGACAGCTGTGGAGCAGGCAGAGGCTGTTCAGCAGAGTGAGAAGAATGGCTATCAGGCAGTAGGCAGGGTTTCCTCCAGCCACCGTTATGGCACGTACTATCTCCAGGACCTGGTGAATG
- the wecC gene encoding UDP-N-acetyl-D-mannosamine dehydrogenase: MEFKTISVIGLGYIGLPTAAVIASRRKKVVGVDVNQHAVDTINQGEIHIVEPELDMIVHAAVKEDYLRATTTPEPADAFLIAVPTPFKAENGNEHVPDLSYIESASKAIAPVLKKGDLVILESTSPVGATEQVAEWLAEARPDLTFPQTHGEESDIRVAHCPERVLPGHVVRELVENDRVIGGMTAKCSQAATALYRIFVEGECITTTARTAEMAKLTENSFRDVNIAFANELSIICDKLDINVWELIRLANRHPRVNILQPGPGVGGHCIAVDPWFIVSETPEQARLIRTAREVNDGKPQWVVDKVNEAVGKFLSANPEKTAKQVTIACFGLAFKPDIDDLRESPALAIAQQIAASNPGHTLIVEPNIESLPAGKLEGCALVEAQNALESADIVVLLVDHKPFKSIAAQQLEGCYLIDSRGIWAA, translated from the coding sequence ATGGAATTCAAAACTATCTCCGTCATCGGCCTGGGTTATATCGGCTTGCCAACTGCTGCTGTGATTGCATCACGCCGCAAGAAGGTGGTCGGTGTCGATGTCAATCAGCATGCGGTGGATACCATCAACCAGGGCGAGATACATATCGTCGAGCCTGAGCTGGACATGATCGTGCATGCCGCAGTGAAGGAAGATTATCTGCGAGCGACGACCACCCCGGAGCCCGCAGATGCCTTCTTGATTGCAGTGCCGACTCCGTTCAAGGCCGAAAACGGTAATGAGCATGTCCCGGATTTGAGCTATATCGAGTCGGCCAGCAAAGCGATTGCCCCGGTGCTCAAGAAAGGCGACCTGGTGATTCTCGAGTCGACCTCTCCCGTAGGAGCGACGGAACAGGTGGCCGAGTGGCTGGCTGAGGCGCGTCCGGACCTGACCTTCCCGCAAACCCATGGTGAGGAATCGGATATCCGTGTGGCGCATTGCCCTGAGCGGGTGTTGCCTGGCCATGTAGTTAGGGAGTTGGTAGAGAACGACCGAGTTATCGGTGGTATGACCGCCAAATGTTCTCAAGCCGCTACCGCTCTCTACCGAATCTTCGTGGAGGGCGAGTGCATCACCACCACAGCGCGCACCGCGGAGATGGCCAAGCTCACCGAGAACAGCTTCCGTGATGTAAACATCGCCTTTGCCAACGAGCTTTCCATCATCTGTGACAAGCTGGATATCAATGTCTGGGAGCTGATTCGCCTCGCCAATCGTCACCCGCGCGTCAATATCCTGCAGCCTGGCCCTGGTGTCGGTGGGCACTGCATCGCCGTTGACCCCTGGTTTATCGTCAGTGAGACGCCTGAACAAGCGCGATTGATCCGCACCGCCCGAGAGGTGAACGACGGCAAGCCACAGTGGGTAGTCGACAAGGTCAACGAAGCGGTAGGCAAGTTCCTTTCCGCTAACCCGGAAAAAACTGCCAAGCAAGTCACCATTGCCTGCTTTGGTCTGGCCTTCAAGCCGGATATCGATGATCTGCGCGAAAGTCCTGCTCTCGCCATCGCGCAGCAAATTGCTGCTTCCAATCCCGGACATACGTTGATTGTCGAGCCCAACATCGAATCGCTGCCTGCTGGCAAGTTGGAAGGGTGCGCATTGGTTGAGGCACAAAATGCGCTTGAAAGCGCGGATATTGTTGTACTGCTGGTAGATCACAAGCCGTTCAAGAGTATTGCAGCACAGCAGCTGGAAGGATGCTATCTCATTGACAGCCGTGGTATCTGGGCTGCCTGA
- the wecB gene encoding non-hydrolyzing UDP-N-acetylglucosamine 2-epimerase, whose protein sequence is MKTLCAFGTRPEAIKMAPLALALQADERFDAKVCVTGQHREMLDQVLDLFALVPDYDLAVMRPGQDLTDVTAAILQGMRDVLSTVKPDIVLVHGDTATTFAVTLAAYYQQIPVAHVEAGLRTGNIYSPWPEEANRKLTGALAELHFAPTDRSCENLLAEGVSPDKVHVTGNTVVDALLDVVARLEGDDSYQQQFGAHFDFLDSNRKLILVTGHRRESFGDGFERICRALHDTAAQHPEVQIVYPVHLNPNVREPVNRLLSDVDNVHLIEPLDYLPFVYLMNRAHIILTDSGGIQEEAPSLGKPVLVMRETTERPEAVQAGTVKLVGTDVDRIVSELKTLLTDQQAYEAMSYAHNPYGDGKACARILDILATTQL, encoded by the coding sequence ATGAAAACCTTGTGCGCCTTTGGCACACGTCCGGAGGCCATCAAGATGGCCCCTTTGGCGCTGGCGCTGCAGGCCGATGAGCGGTTTGATGCCAAGGTCTGCGTCACTGGCCAGCATCGCGAGATGCTGGACCAGGTGCTGGATCTATTCGCACTGGTCCCGGACTACGACCTTGCGGTAATGCGGCCGGGGCAGGATCTCACCGACGTGACTGCCGCCATTCTGCAAGGAATGCGCGATGTACTCAGTACCGTCAAACCCGATATCGTTCTCGTTCACGGTGATACGGCGACTACCTTCGCTGTGACGCTTGCCGCCTATTACCAGCAGATACCCGTTGCCCATGTAGAGGCTGGTCTGCGAACCGGTAATATCTATTCACCCTGGCCGGAAGAGGCCAATCGCAAACTGACCGGCGCGCTTGCCGAGCTGCACTTTGCTCCGACTGACCGCTCCTGCGAAAACCTGTTGGCAGAAGGCGTTTCCCCGGACAAGGTGCATGTGACCGGTAACACCGTTGTCGATGCGTTGCTGGATGTGGTTGCCAGGCTGGAAGGTGACGATAGCTACCAGCAGCAGTTTGGCGCGCATTTCGACTTCCTCGACAGCAATCGCAAGCTGATTCTGGTTACAGGCCACCGACGTGAGAGCTTTGGCGATGGTTTCGAGCGTATCTGTCGAGCACTGCACGATACCGCTGCTCAGCACCCCGAGGTGCAGATCGTTTATCCGGTACACCTGAACCCCAATGTGCGCGAGCCGGTCAATCGCCTGCTCAGCGATGTCGATAATGTCCACCTGATCGAACCGTTGGACTACTTGCCGTTTGTCTATCTGATGAATCGTGCACACATCATCCTGACGGACTCCGGTGGCATCCAGGAGGAGGCCCCATCTCTTGGCAAGCCGGTGTTGGTCATGCGTGAGACCACCGAGCGGCCGGAGGCCGTGCAAGCCGGTACGGTAAAACTGGTGGGTACTGATGTCGACAGGATCGTGAGTGAACTCAAGACATTACTGACCGATCAGCAAGCCTACGAAGCCATGAGCTATGCCCACAACCCCTATGGGGATGGCAAGGCCTGTGCACGTATCCTCGATATTCTCGCGACTACTCAACTATAG
- the cysN gene encoding sulfate adenylyltransferase subunit CysN yields the protein MSHQSDLISEDIEAYLKEHESKDLLRFITCGSVDDGKSTLIGRLLHDSKMIYEDQLAAITQASKTSGTTGEEVDLALLVDGLQSEREQGITIDVAYRFFSTDKRKFIIADTPGHEQYTRNMATGASTASLAVILIDARYGVQTQTRRHSFIADLLGIQHLVVAVNKMDLVEFSEERYHEIIEEYRSISDKLNAPDIQFVPMSALKGDNVVNKSEAMAWYDGPALLELLESVEITHDQNLRDLRLPVQYVNRPNLDFRGYCGTLAAGVVTPGQQVRALPSGKTSTVERIVTFDGDLKSAYPGQAITVTLADEIDISRGDWIVAADDDVALASAFEADIVWMHETALETGKLYDIKLATRDLAGKVTAIDFQVDVNTLEHRHADHLDLNAIARCQVELTAPVPLDDYRTSPGTGSFIIIDRLTNITVGAGMIHKPIDSELPYEFRDNDSKANVVWNRTSVTQGMREQINGHKGKCVWFTGYSGSGKSTLANALEVELNRRGYHTMLLDGDNIRHGLCKDLGMSEVDRAENIRRVGEVASLFAEAGVIVITAFISPFRSDRDTARKLFSADAFIEAYVDTPLDVCEQRDPKGLYQQAREGKIKDFTGINSPYEVPREAELTLKTTEYGLHELVSQIIKKVTW from the coding sequence ATGTCTCACCAATCCGATCTGATATCTGAAGATATCGAAGCGTATCTGAAGGAACACGAGAGCAAGGATCTGCTGCGCTTCATTACCTGCGGCAGTGTCGATGACGGTAAGTCGACGCTGATCGGTCGTCTGCTGCATGACTCCAAGATGATCTATGAAGATCAACTGGCAGCGATCACTCAGGCGTCGAAGACCAGTGGCACCACGGGTGAGGAAGTCGATCTGGCGCTGTTGGTCGATGGTCTGCAGTCCGAGCGGGAGCAGGGCATCACCATCGATGTCGCCTACCGCTTCTTCTCGACCGACAAGCGCAAGTTCATCATCGCCGATACGCCAGGGCATGAGCAGTACACACGTAATATGGCCACCGGGGCATCCACGGCTAGCCTGGCAGTCATACTGATTGATGCTCGCTACGGCGTGCAGACTCAGACGCGTCGCCACAGCTTCATCGCCGACCTGCTGGGTATTCAGCACCTGGTGGTTGCGGTCAACAAGATGGATCTGGTCGAGTTCTCCGAAGAGCGTTATCACGAGATCATCGAGGAATATCGCTCGATCTCCGACAAGCTCAATGCGCCGGATATCCAGTTTGTTCCGATGTCGGCACTCAAGGGCGACAACGTCGTCAACAAGAGTGAGGCGATGGCCTGGTATGATGGCCCCGCGCTGCTCGAGCTGCTGGAAAGCGTGGAAATCACCCACGACCAGAACCTGCGCGACCTGCGTCTGCCGGTACAGTATGTCAACCGCCCCAATCTCGATTTCCGCGGTTACTGCGGTACTCTGGCCGCCGGCGTAGTCACGCCTGGCCAGCAGGTCCGTGCCTTGCCATCAGGCAAGACATCAACGGTGGAGCGCATCGTCACCTTCGATGGCGATCTCAAGAGCGCCTATCCGGGCCAGGCCATTACCGTCACGCTCGCCGACGAGATCGATATCTCGCGGGGCGACTGGATCGTGGCGGCGGATGATGACGTGGCACTGGCGTCTGCCTTTGAAGCTGACATCGTCTGGATGCATGAGACCGCGCTGGAAACCGGCAAGCTGTATGACATCAAGCTTGCGACTCGCGACCTCGCCGGCAAGGTAACGGCCATCGACTTCCAGGTCGACGTCAACACACTTGAGCATCGTCATGCCGATCACCTTGATCTCAACGCCATCGCGCGCTGCCAGGTCGAGCTGACGGCTCCAGTGCCGCTGGACGACTATCGCACCAGCCCGGGTACCGGTAGCTTCATCATCATCGACCGTCTGACCAATATCACCGTCGGCGCCGGCATGATTCACAAGCCGATTGATAGTGAGCTGCCGTACGAATTCCGTGACAACGACAGCAAGGCCAACGTGGTGTGGAATCGCACCAGCGTCACCCAGGGCATGCGTGAGCAGATCAACGGCCACAAGGGCAAGTGCGTGTGGTTTACCGGCTATTCCGGCTCGGGTAAATCGACGCTCGCCAATGCGCTGGAGGTTGAGCTCAATCGCCGCGGCTATCACACCATGCTGCTCGATGGTGACAATATCCGCCATGGTCTGTGCAAGGACCTCGGCATGAGTGAGGTGGATCGCGCCGAGAACATCCGACGCGTGGGAGAGGTGGCCAGCCTGTTTGCCGAAGCCGGCGTGATCGTGATCACCGCCTTTATCTCGCCGTTCCGCTCCGATCGCGATACCGCTCGCAAGCTGTTCAGCGCCGATGCCTTTATCGAAGCCTATGTAGACACCCCGCTGGATGTTTGCGAGCAACGCGACCCGAAAGGCCTCTACCAGCAAGCGCGCGAAGGCAAGATCAAGGACTTCACCGGCATCAACAGCCCTTACGAGGTTCCGCGTGAGGCAGAATTGACGCTGAAAACAACGGAATATGGACTACACGAACTCGTCAGTCAGATCATCAAGAAAGTGACATGGTGA
- a CDS encoding four helix bundle protein, producing the protein MDGLYQITRSGLSVPSNIAEGMTRPTIKDRIRFLHIARGSCAELRTQIYIGMEIDYIHREKGLQWVAETKEIAAMLSGLIHKQFDFGKC; encoded by the coding sequence ATCGATGGACTTTACCAGATCACTCGTTCCGGCTTGTCTGTGCCCAGCAACATCGCTGAAGGCATGACCCGCCCCACCATCAAAGATCGCATCAGGTTTCTTCATATCGCAAGAGGGTCCTGTGCCGAACTCAGGACGCAGATCTACATTGGTATGGAAATCGACTACATACATCGAGAGAAAGGACTCCAATGGGTAGCAGAGACCAAAGAGATTGCCGCTATGTTGTCTGGCTTGATTCACAAGCAGTTTGACTTTGGCAAGTGCTGA
- the cysD gene encoding sulfate adenylyltransferase subunit CysD — MEITPERQTHLKQLEAEAIHIIREVAAEFRNPVMMYSIGKDSSVMLHLARKAFYPGTPPFPLMHVNTTWKFREMIEFRDRMADESGMELIEHINTEGAEANINPFDHGSAKYTDIMKTQALKQALDKYGFDAAFGGARRDEEASRAKERVFSFRDKHHRWEPKSQRPELWNIYNAKVNKGESIRVFPLSNWTELDIWQYIYLESIAIVPLYYSAPRPVVERDGMLIMVDDERLPLEHGEEPQEKSVRFRTLGCYPLTGAVESEAATLPEIIQEMLLTRTSERSGRAIDHDQAGSMEKKKREGYF, encoded by the coding sequence ATGGAAATAACCCCAGAACGCCAGACCCACCTCAAGCAGTTGGAAGCCGAGGCTATTCACATCATCCGTGAAGTGGCCGCAGAGTTCCGCAATCCGGTGATGATGTACTCCATTGGCAAGGACTCCTCAGTGATGCTGCACCTGGCCCGCAAGGCCTTCTATCCAGGAACACCGCCGTTCCCGCTGATGCACGTCAACACCACCTGGAAGTTTCGCGAGATGATCGAGTTCCGCGATCGCATGGCGGACGAATCCGGAATGGAGTTGATCGAGCACATCAACACCGAAGGTGCTGAAGCCAACATCAACCCCTTCGATCACGGTAGCGCCAAGTACACCGACATCATGAAGACCCAGGCGTTGAAGCAGGCACTGGACAAATATGGCTTCGATGCGGCCTTCGGCGGCGCCCGTCGTGACGAGGAAGCCAGTCGTGCCAAGGAGCGCGTGTTCTCGTTCCGTGACAAACACCATCGCTGGGAGCCCAAGAGCCAGCGTCCGGAGTTGTGGAACATCTACAACGCCAAGGTCAACAAGGGCGAGTCGATCCGCGTCTTCCCGCTGTCCAACTGGACCGAACTGGATATCTGGCAGTACATCTACCTCGAATCCATCGCCATTGTCCCGCTGTACTACTCCGCCCCGCGCCCGGTAGTCGAGCGCGACGGCATGCTGATCATGGTCGACGACGAGCGTCTGCCGCTGGAGCATGGCGAAGAGCCGCAAGAGAAGTCGGTGCGCTTCCGTACCCTCGGCTGCTACCCCCTGACCGGCGCCGTCGAATCAGAAGCCGCCACACTCCCGGAAATCATCCAGGAAATGCTGCTCACCCGCACCAGTGAGCGCAGCGGCCGCGCCATCGACCACGACCAGGCCGGCTCGATGGAGAAGAAGAAGAGAGAAGGGTATTTCTAA
- the cysQ gene encoding 3'(2'),5'-bisphosphate nucleotidase CysQ: MSNDAKSHIDAPLCEALIEGAIEAGRAILEVYRSDFQVETKDDDSPLTQADLAAHRALVDMLERLTPEVPVLSEESGDIPYAQRRQWQRYWLLDPLDGTKEFIKRNGEFTVNVALIEDGVPVFGIVHAPVLGITWYGQQGEGAFKQQGGETTPIQVRSLPEAGSEAWKIVGSRSHGSAQFEAFCEGLPAHERVSMGSSLKLCLVAEGSADLYPRLAPTSEWDTAAAQAVVTAAGGEVLNAETLEPLRCNQQESVLNPFFIVCGQRDERWTDALRTAFSGA; this comes from the coding sequence TTGAGCAACGATGCGAAGAGCCATATCGATGCGCCGTTATGCGAGGCGTTGATCGAGGGAGCCATCGAGGCGGGCAGAGCCATTCTCGAGGTCTATCGGAGCGATTTTCAGGTCGAAACCAAGGATGATGACAGTCCCTTGACGCAGGCCGATCTTGCTGCGCATCGAGCGCTGGTGGATATGCTCGAGCGTTTGACACCTGAAGTGCCGGTGCTTTCTGAAGAGTCTGGTGATATTCCCTACGCACAGCGCCGTCAGTGGCAGCGTTATTGGCTACTTGATCCGCTGGATGGCACCAAGGAATTCATCAAGCGTAACGGGGAGTTCACCGTCAACGTGGCGCTGATCGAGGACGGTGTACCGGTCTTCGGCATTGTTCATGCTCCAGTGCTGGGCATTACCTGGTACGGGCAGCAGGGCGAGGGTGCCTTCAAGCAGCAAGGTGGCGAGACAACGCCGATTCAAGTGCGCTCACTACCGGAAGCCGGTAGTGAGGCGTGGAAGATCGTCGGCAGCCGCTCGCATGGCTCCGCCCAATTTGAAGCTTTCTGTGAAGGCCTACCGGCACATGAGCGGGTTTCCATGGGCAGCTCGCTGAAACTGTGTCTGGTGGCAGAAGGCAGCGCCGATCTCTACCCACGTCTCGCGCCTACCAGCGAATGGGATACCGCCGCCGCCCAGGCAGTAGTGACCGCCGCCGGTGGCGAAGTGCTCAATGCCGAGACACTGGAACCACTGCGCTGTAATCAGCAGGAAAGCGTGCTCAATCCCTTCTTTATCGTCTGTGGTCAGCGCGATGAACGCTGGACAGACGCACTGCGGACAGCCTTCAGCGGCGCTTGA